The sequence below is a genomic window from Ottowia sp. SB7-C50.
GCCAGGAAGTCGATGTCGGTGGTGGTGTTCATGGTCACCACGTCGGCGGCCAGACCGTCGGCCACGGCGCGCGCCTGCGCGCTGGAGCCGGCGTGGGACTGGTCGACCTTGATGTCTTTGCCCGTCTTCTTCTTGTAATCGGCGATGAAGGCGGTGTTGAAGTCCTTGTAGAACTCGCGGGCGACGTCGTAGCTGACGTTGAGCAGGCTGGTCTGGGCGCTGGCGGCACCAGCGGCGGCCAGGGCGAGGGCGGAGAGGGCGAGGCGGAGGGAGGTTTTCATGGCACTGCGCAAATGACGAGGTCGGCGAAATGCCGACCATGGGCATGAGTTTGGAGGCGGGGCTTCAGAACTCAAACTACTTTTTTCTTGTTTCTTTATGCCTGGGTGGGATAAGGGGGGTTGCTGCCTCGCCCCTTTGAAGAGAGTTTGGGGTGAGGGGCTGAGACGCTGGATGCGCGGCTGGCCGGGAGTTCGCCCCGGCGGGCGACCTACTTTCTTTTGCTCCGCCAAAAGAAAGTAGGCAAAGAAAAGGCGGCCCCACTGGCCGTGTCCCTTCGCTGCGCTGCGGGCAGCCTGCGATGCTCGGGTGTGGGGCGGCGCTGCGGAACTCGCTTTGCGCCTGCGGCGCTGCGCTCAGACATCCGCAGCGAGTCAGAGCACGAAGCGCGCATGCTTCGCTGCGCGCCCGCCCCACGCCCTGCGCTTCTCGGCACGGCCAGAGGGGAGTTGAAGTCCACTCGGGCCATCGCTGCGCTCGGCCTTGGACTTGACTCCCTCTCCCTCTGGGAGAGGGTTGGGGTGAGGGTGGTCCAGCTCAAAAATGATAGCTGCTTGCGCTTGTCCAGCAAGCGCTGGCAGCACTTTTGGCTTGAACCGGCTGCCAACCCATTCACCGCCACCCAATCGCCGCGCTGGGGTAGTCCGGCCAATACGGCCACTGACGCAAATCCGCAGGCGTGCTGTGCGCGGCGTGTGCGTGCGCCTGCGCGCGTGGGGCGCGCGGTGGCTGCGTGCGGATCGTGGGCAGGGGCGCGCACAGGCTCAGGCCCCACGCGTCGGCGGTTATGGCCAGCACGCGCAGGGCGGCGGGCGGCAACGGGTGGGTGATGGGCGGGCGCATGGCGAACTCCTTGTCAGGTTGAGGGCAACGGCTTACTTGTGGGTGTAGATCTGGTCGAAATGACCGCCATCGGCAAAGTGCGCCTTGCTGGCCTGCGCCCAGCCGCCAAAGGCCTGGTCGATGGTGAAGAGCTGAAGCTTGGGGAACTGCCTGGCGTACTTGGCCGCGGCCTTCTCGCTGATCGGGCGGTAGAAGTGCTTGCCGGCCAGGTCCTGCCCTTCGTCGGTGTAGAGGTAATCCAGGTACGCCTGCGCGACAACGCGGGTCCCGTGCTTGTCGGCGTTCTTGTCGACCAGCGTCACGGCCGGCTCGGCCAGGATGGAGAGGCTCGGGTACACGATGTCGAACTTCTGCCCGAATTCCTTGCCCAGCAGATGCGCCTCGTTCTCCCAGGCGATCAGCACGTCGCCCTGGTTGCGCTGGCCGAAGGTGATGGTGGAGCCGCGCGCGCCGGTGTCGAGCACGGGCACGTTCTGGTACAGCTGGGCGACGAAGGCTTTCGCCTTGGCGTCGTCACCGCCGTGCTTGCGCCTGGCGTATTCCCACGCGGCCAGGTAGTTCCAGCGCGCGCCGCCGCTGGTCTTGGGGTTGGGGGTGATGACCTTGACGCCGGGCTTGGCCAAATCGTCCCAGTCCTTGATGCCCTTGGGGTTGCCGTGGCGCACCACCAGCACGATGGTGGACGTGTAGGGCGAGCTGTTGTGCGGCAGGCGCTTTTGCCAGTCTTTGGCAATCAGCGCGCCGTGCGTGACCAGCGCATCCGTGTCGCCGGCCAGCGCCAGCGTGGCGACGTCGGCTTCCAGCCCGTCGATGATGGAGCGCGCCTGCTTGCCCGAGCCGCCGTGCGATTGCTTGACGGCCACGTCCTGCCCGGTTTTGGCCTTCCAGCGCCTGGCAAACGCCTTGTTGAATTCGACGTAGAACTCGCGCGTGGGGTCGTAGCTGACGTTGAGCAGGGTCACGGCGGCGGGCTGCTGCGCGTGGGCGAAGGGCGCGCCGGCCAGCAGGGCGGCGGTGGCCAGGGTGTGCAGCGCAAGGCGGCGGCGGTTCATGGGGCGGACTCCAGCTTGAGAGAAAACCAAAACAAGGCCGCGATGATGAAAGGCGTGCCGTTCAAAGGGAACTACTGTTTTCTTGTTTGCTTATTACGATCCCCCCTGTGGCGCCTGCGACGCCTTCCCCCGGAGGGGACAACGCTGGCGCTCGGGGAACCCCGAGCACGGCGTTCCGGGGTGGCCTGCTGCGCGGCCTTCGGTCATCCAGCAGGTCAATGTGCAACGATGTCCATAAAAACCCTGCTTGCGCACGCCCCTACAGCGCTATCAGCTACTAAAAAAATAGCGATCGGCGTGGCATCATCGCGCCATGCCCCACGCCCCCGACGCCCTCAAGCACCTCGCCCCCAACGTGTTCGCCATGGTCATGGGGCTGGCCGGACTGTCGCTGGCGTGGGGGCGGGCCGAGCCGTTGCTGGGCGACATGGCGGGGGCGGGTGCGCTGGTGCTGGCGGCGGTGGCGGCGCTGGTGTTCGTGGCGCTGGCCGTGCTGTCGTGGCTGCGCTGGCAGCGCTATCCCGAGGCGCTGGCGGCCGACTTGAAGCACCCGGTGCGCCACGCCTTCATCGCCACGCTGCCGGTGTCGATCATCCTGCTGGCCACGGCGGGCGTGTCGCTGCTGGGCACCAGCGACTGGCTGGCGGCGCTGTGGTGGGTGGGGTCGCTGGCGCAGTTCGGCGTCACGCTTTGGGTGCTGTCGCGCTGGCTCAGCCCCGACAAGGCGCAGGCGCTCAGCTGGCCAGCGCTGACGCCGGTGATGATCGTGCCGGTGGTCGGCAACGTGCTGGCGCCGCTGGCGGGCGTCAGCCTGGGCGCGGGGGCCTGGGCGGCGGCGCAGTTCGGCATCGGGCTGCTGCTGTGGCCGGTGGTGCTGACGCTGCTGATGGTGCGCATCGCCGTGCACGGGCTGTGGCCAGACCGGCTGCTGCCGGCCACCTTCATCACCGTCGCGCCGCCGGCGGTGGTCGGCAGCGCCACGCTGCAGCTGGGCGGCCCGGCCGTGCTGGCGTGGATGTGCTGGGGCATCGCGCTGTTCTTCGTGCTGTGGAGCTTCCAGATCGCGCGCCGCATGCTGGCGCAGCCGTTCTCCTTCGGCTTCTGGTCGATGGGCTTTCCGCTGGCGGCGTTTGCCGCGCTCACATTGCGACTGGCCGCGCTGCACCCGCTGGCGCAGGCGCCGGCCATGATCGCGCTGGCGCTGGCCTCGCTGGTGGTGGCGCTGCTGGCCATCGCCACCTGGAAGGGCTGGCGCGAAGGCAGCCTGCTGCAACCCGAACCGGTGGCGATGATCGCCGCCGCCGGCAGCGGCCCGCCGCCGCCGCGGTGATGTCGGGTTTCATATATTTTCTGCCGCTGGCGCTTGCAGGACAAGCGCAGACAGCTACGAATTGTGTAGCAAAACGGCTGGCGCCCCGCGCAGGGGCAGGGTCGTGACGCCCGCCCGCCCGGCCCCATCGCGCCCCACCTCGCGCTTGCCGGGCGACCTGTTCATCTGGTACGTCATCCTGCTGGAAGGCGCCACGTTTGCGGTGCTGTTCGTCGCCTTTGCCTTCACGCGGCTGCGGCATCCGGCGCTGTTCACCGCCTCGCAGCAGCAGCTGGACCTGAGCGCCGGCGCCCTCAACACCGCGCTGCTGCTGACGGCCAGCTGGTGCGTGGCGCGCGCGGTGCTGGCGGTGCGCCGCGGCACGCGCGGCGCGGGCATGGCCTGGCTGGCGGCGGGCATGGCCGGCGGCGCGGGCTTCGTGGCGCTGAAGCTCAAGGAATACGCCGACAAGGCGCTTGAGGGCATCGGTCTGTCGACCAACCTGTTCTTCGACTTCTATTTCATCCTGACCGGCTTTCACTTGTTGCACGTGCTGGCCGGCCTGCTGGCGCTGGGGCTGGTCGGCATCGGCCTGCTGCGCCAGCCGCGCGGCGTGCTGCAGGGCCACGCGCTAGGGCCTGTTCACGCTATTTTTAGCCATGCGAACATGCTTGAAAAAGCGCCAATCTAGGCGCGCGACGACGCCCAGACCGGGCGTCTGCGCTAGGAGCGCAACGACGAGTGGCGGTTTTTCAAGCATGTTCCCTCCGGGTTGCGATCAAAAAGGCCATCGCCAGCGTTGCCATCCTTGCCAAGGTACCTACCTGGGCGGCGGCTGGCGCCTTGGCGAGTGGCCTTTTTGACTCGCAACGCATGGCTAAAAATAGCGTGAACAGGCCCTAGAAACCGCGGCCGTGTTCTGGCACCTGGTCGACCTGCTGTGGCTGGTGCTGTTTCCGCTGGTCTACGTGATGGGGCGCGCATGAAGCCTGAACGCGTGCTCGACCTCGTCTGGCTGGCGCTGCTGGCCGCCACCGCCGTCACCTGGGCGCTGGGCGCCAGCGGCTGGGTGGGCCGCGCCGGGCTGGCCGGCGTGGCGCTGGTGTTTGCGCTGGCCTGGGCCAAGGGCCTGGCCGTGCTGCTGGAATTCATGGAGCTGCGCCACGCGCCGCCCGCCTGGCGCTGGGGGCTGGCCGGCGCGTTAACGGCCATCGTCGCGCTCATCGTGCTGGCGTACGCGCTGGCGTAGCGGCAATCGGCGTCAGCCACTGGCCGGGCAGCGCGGCGGCCAGCATCTCGTGCAGCACCGCGGCGGCGGGCGGCAGCGGGCGGTCCAGCGGCGTGACGAGGCCCAGCACGCGCTCGACCACCGGCTCCACCAGCCGCACCGCGGCCAGCAGCGGATGGCGCGCCGGCACGCCCAGGCGCGGCAGCGCGGCCAGGCCCAGTCCGGCCTCGACCAGCGCCAGCGCGCCGGCCACGTGCTCGGCTTCGTGAAAGGCCACCGGCCGCGCCGGCAGATCGGCCAGCGCCTGGTCGATCAGCACGCGGTTGCCGCTGCGGCGCGACACCGACACCAGGCGCTGGCCCGCCAGCTCGCCCCAGCGCACGCTGCGCCGGCGCGCCCAGGCGTGCGTGCGCGGCATCACCAGCACGTAGGGCTCGCGCCCCAGCGGCTCGAAGCGCACGTCGGGCTCCTGCGCGCCGACGAAGTCGATGCCGAAATCGGCCTGGCCGTCGGTCACCGCCGCCAGCACGGCGCTGGCGCTGCCGTCGGTCAGCTGCACCCGCACGCCCGGAAAGCGCGCGGCGAAAGCGCGCAGCACCGTCGGCAGCACCTGCGCCGCCACCGACGGCACGCAGGCCAGCCCGACGCGCCCATGCCGCAGCGCGGTGCTGCCGGCCAGGCGCAGCACCGCGTCCTGCAGGCCGCCCAGCGCGGCGCGCGCCGGCTCCAGGAATTCGCGCCCGGTGGCGGTGAGCGCCACGTGCCGCGTGGTGCGCGCCAGCAGCGGCGTGCCCAGCGCCGCCTCCAGCTTGCCGATGCGGCGGCTGAGCGCGGGCTGCGACAGGTGCAGCGATTCGGCGGCGGCCCGGAAGCTCTGTTGATCGGCCACCGCGACCAGGGCCTGCAACTCGGTCAGATCGAAATTCATGCGCGACATGCATCAATTGTGAATCAGGATGCAATTCACACAAGCCGCGGTTCGCCCTAGCATCCGACGGTTTTTCCACATCGCTTCGACGACTTCACCATGCTCCACCCCGCTCTGCGCGCCCCGCTGGCTGCCCTGACGCTGACCCTGACCGCCGTGGCGGCCCACGCCGCCGACTGGCCCGCCAAGCCGATCAAGTTCGTCGTGCCCTTCGGTCCCGGCGGCGCCAACGACCTGGTGGCGCGTGCGGTGGCCGAAGCCGCGGCCAAGCAGCTGGGCCAGCCCATCATCATCGACAACAAGCCGGGCGCGGGCTCGGTACTGGGCTCCGACATCGTGGCCAAGAGCGCGCCCGATGGCTACACCTTCCTCGCGCCAGCCGGCGGCATCATCACCAACCCGCTCATCAAGGCCAAGATGCCCTACGCGCCCGACGCGCTGGTGCCCGTGGCGCTGATGGCGGTGAGCCCTTCGCTCATCGTGGTGCCGGCCGATTCGCCGTACAAGGACCTGAAGTCGCTGGTCGCCGGCTCCAAACAGGGCCAGGGCCTGAACTTCTCCACCGCCGGTACCGGCAGCACGCCGCACTTCGTGGCCGAGATGCTGAAAGTGAGCGCCGGCGCCAAGCTGCAGATCGTGCCGTACAAGAGCGGCAGCGAAGGCGTGGTGGCGGTGATCGGCAAGCAGGTCGACGCCACGTCCGAAGCCAGCGTGGTGACGCTGCCGCAGATCAAGGGCGGCAAGCTGCGCGCCGTGGCCTCCACCTGGAACCGCCGCATTGCCGCGCTGCCCGACGTGCCCACCGCGCAGGAGCAGGGCTTTGGCAACGTGTTCATCGGCCACTGGTCGGGCGTGTTCGCGCCCAAGGGCACGCCGGAAGACATCCTGAACAAGATGAACGCCGCCATCAACACGGCGCTGAAATCGCCCGAACTTCGCGCAAGGCTGATCCCGCAAGGCATCGACCCGCTGGGCGGCACGCGGGCAGACTTCGTGAAGTTTCTGGACGATGAGAAGAAGCGCCTGACGCCGATTGTGAAAGCCGCCCAGATGAAAGAGGACTGACGCGTTCTAACACTGCTGCGGTGCATCATTCCGTCATTCCCGCGAAGGCGGGAATCCAGTGACCGCTGGCCCGCACGGCTGGATCCCCGCCTGCGCGGGGATGACGAGCAGGACGGTTTATCAATGAAAATTGCGTGCTGCACGAGAGCAGCGCGCCAACCGAGGAGACACTATGACCCGCCACATGAATATCTGGACCCGCCGCGCCTTCGTCGCCGGCAGCCTGGCCCTGCTGGGCGCCTGCAGCACGCCCACCGGCATGGGATCTGCGAAGAGCGCTGCACCTTCTGCAGCAAACGCGAACGAAGTGCGCGTCATCAGCTCGGGCGGCTTCACGGCGGCGTACAAGACGCTGGCGCCGCTGTACGAGGCGGCCAGCGGCGTGAAGATCGTCAGCAGCTACGGCGCCTCCATCGGCAATGCGCCCGACTCCATTCCGAGCCGGCTGGCGCGGGGCGAAAAATTCGACATCGTGATTCTGGCGGATAACGGCCTTGAAGCCCTGGTGCGCCAAGGCAAGGTGGCGGGCGGCAGCCGGGTTGATCTGGGCCGCTCGCTGATCGGCGCGTCGGTCAAGAAGGGCACGCCCAAGCCCGACATCAGCACCGTGCCGGCGCTGAAGAACGCGCTGCTCAATGCCAAGTCCATCGCCTATTCGGCCAGCGCCAGCGGCACCTACCTGTCGGAAGAGCTGTTCCCGAAACTGGGCGTGGCCGAACGCACCAAGGTGACGGCGAAAAAGATCATGAGCGAGCGCGTGGGCGCCGTGGTCGCGCGGGGCGATGCCGAGCTGGGCTTCCAGCAGGCCAGCGAACTGCTGCCCTTCACCGAGCTGGACTACCTGGGCCCGATCCCCGACGAAGTGCAGCAGAAGGTGTTTTTCTCCGCTGGGCTGATGGCCGATGCGCCCAACCCCGAAGGCGCGCGCCGGTTCATCCGCTACCTGGCGTCGCCGGCGGCGGCGGGCGTGATCAAGGACACCGGGCTGGACCCGGTGGCCAAGCCCTGATCTGAGGATTTCAGCGGTTCTGCGCTTGCCTGGCAAGCG
It includes:
- a CDS encoding C4-dicarboxylate ABC transporter; this encodes MPHAPDALKHLAPNVFAMVMGLAGLSLAWGRAEPLLGDMAGAGALVLAAVAALVFVALAVLSWLRWQRYPEALAADLKHPVRHAFIATLPVSIILLATAGVSLLGTSDWLAALWWVGSLAQFGVTLWVLSRWLSPDKAQALSWPALTPVMIVPVVGNVLAPLAGVSLGAGAWAAAQFGIGLLLWPVVLTLLMVRIAVHGLWPDRLLPATFITVAPPAVVGSATLQLGGPAVLAWMCWGIALFFVLWSFQIARRMLAQPFSFGFWSMGFPLAAFAALTLRLAALHPLAQAPAMIALALASLVVALLAIATWKGWREGSLLQPEPVAMIAAAGSGPPPPR
- a CDS encoding sulfate ABC transporter substrate-binding protein — protein: MNRRRLALHTLATAALLAGAPFAHAQQPAAVTLLNVSYDPTREFYVEFNKAFARRWKAKTGQDVAVKQSHGGSGKQARSIIDGLEADVATLALAGDTDALVTHGALIAKDWQKRLPHNSSPYTSTIVLVVRHGNPKGIKDWDDLAKPGVKVITPNPKTSGGARWNYLAAWEYARRKHGGDDAKAKAFVAQLYQNVPVLDTGARGSTITFGQRNQGDVLIAWENEAHLLGKEFGQKFDIVYPSLSILAEPAVTLVDKNADKHGTRVVAQAYLDYLYTDEGQDLAGKHFYRPISEKAAAKYARQFPKLQLFTIDQAFGGWAQASKAHFADGGHFDQIYTHK
- a CDS encoding LysR family transcriptional regulator, which gives rise to MNFDLTELQALVAVADQQSFRAAAESLHLSQPALSRRIGKLEAALGTPLLARTTRHVALTATGREFLEPARAALGGLQDAVLRLAGSTALRHGRVGLACVPSVAAQVLPTVLRAFAARFPGVRVQLTDGSASAVLAAVTDGQADFGIDFVGAQEPDVRFEPLGREPYVLVMPRTHAWARRRSVRWGELAGQRLVSVSRRSGNRVLIDQALADLPARPVAFHEAEHVAGALALVEAGLGLAALPRLGVPARHPLLAAVRLVEPVVERVLGLVTPLDRPLPPAAAVLHEMLAAALPGQWLTPIAATPARTPAR
- a CDS encoding cytochrome C oxidase subunit IV family protein, giving the protein MKPERVLDLVWLALLAATAVTWALGASGWVGRAGLAGVALVFALAWAKGLAVLLEFMELRHAPPAWRWGLAGALTAIVALIVLAYALA
- a CDS encoding cytochrome c oxidase subunit 3, yielding MTPARPAPSRPTSRLPGDLFIWYVILLEGATFAVLFVAFAFTRLRHPALFTASQQQLDLSAGALNTALLLTASWCVARAVLAVRRGTRGAGMAWLAAGMAGGAGFVALKLKEYADKALEGIGLSTNLFFDFYFILTGFHLLHVLAGLLALGLVGIGLLRQPRGVLQGHALGPVHAIFSHANMLEKAPI
- a CDS encoding substrate-binding domain-containing protein, with protein sequence MNIWTRRAFVAGSLALLGACSTPTGMGSAKSAAPSAANANEVRVISSGGFTAAYKTLAPLYEAASGVKIVSSYGASIGNAPDSIPSRLARGEKFDIVILADNGLEALVRQGKVAGGSRVDLGRSLIGASVKKGTPKPDISTVPALKNALLNAKSIAYSASASGTYLSEELFPKLGVAERTKVTAKKIMSERVGAVVARGDAELGFQQASELLPFTELDYLGPIPDEVQQKVFFSAGLMADAPNPEGARRFIRYLASPAAAGVIKDTGLDPVAKP
- a CDS encoding tripartite tricarboxylate transporter substrate binding protein; translated protein: MLHPALRAPLAALTLTLTAVAAHAADWPAKPIKFVVPFGPGGANDLVARAVAEAAAKQLGQPIIIDNKPGAGSVLGSDIVAKSAPDGYTFLAPAGGIITNPLIKAKMPYAPDALVPVALMAVSPSLIVVPADSPYKDLKSLVAGSKQGQGLNFSTAGTGSTPHFVAEMLKVSAGAKLQIVPYKSGSEGVVAVIGKQVDATSEASVVTLPQIKGGKLRAVASTWNRRIAALPDVPTAQEQGFGNVFIGHWSGVFAPKGTPEDILNKMNAAINTALKSPELRARLIPQGIDPLGGTRADFVKFLDDEKKRLTPIVKAAQMKED